Genomic DNA from Hyperolius riggenbachi isolate aHypRig1 chromosome 10, aHypRig1.pri, whole genome shotgun sequence:
CGCTGCACAGCGGTACCCAGGCTTCTCCCTCCTGGCCGCCGGATTCCCCATTACCTGGCTGATCTTCcgaggacccggcggccaatcggcatggagcggcaGTGCGGCGTGAGGtcatggggaaggagggagggagtcggggaaaaaaacaaacaaacaataaagcATTCCGATTGGCCACAGGGGTAGGGAGAGAGAAgaaactatgggcctgattcacaaagcagtgctaacagttagcacgctggtgaaaagccctttatcatgcctaaactcagtttaggcatgataagtttaggtgtgataagtttaggtgtgataagtttaggcatgataagtttaagcaccaactgcgttagcaacgcagtgcacagctgatcaaaagttttgcgctagcaaagtctggtgcacatcgcatagagcttaatggcgctgctttgcgtgcgggactttgcgtgctatctacacttatctaaacttagcatgcctaaacttatcacacctaaacttatcatgcctaaacttatcacgcttaaactggcttttcaccagcgtggtgcaatggttatcatgcctaaagtctctaactgggttagcactgctttgtgaatcgagccctatgtattaaatataataaacaatctgattggctacaagggagggagagggaaaaaaaataaaaatgacacaaATTATCTGATTGGCCACAGGGGTAGGGAGgcagaatatgaaaaaaaaatgacaagtgATCTGATTGGCCACAAGTAGCATTGCATTGAATACAAGTTAGTTTGTATTAAATTCAATGTTGCCATTTGCTCTCTGGAGACCGTGGCTGCTGGCTGTTTGATCTGTGAGTTGCTGATTGTTGATTATTGATTATTGGATACctgttactgatttttgcctggatttttgaCTATTCTCTCTGCCTTCTCCCTGCActgattttgcctggactttgattgatttactgtgtaccgattttttttttttttgcctggatttttgaCTATTCTCTCTGCCTTCTCCCTGCActgattttgcctggactttgattgaTTACTGTGTaccaatttttgcctggattttgacaacTCTCTTCCTGCCGTTTTCACCGACCTCTGTCTGCCAGTAGTCTGCTATGGCGTCCGCTTCAAGAAGGCAGCTCGCTGCGGAATCGCtggtggagttggaggacagAGATTTGCAGTCACTGGCGGCTCAAGCGACAGTGACGCACCTGGGGACCTCTCATCCGACCCAGGTAGCGACAGCGAGAGTGATTCCATCACCACGGATGTTAGCGATGTCCGGGTCTGGTGCCCCATTGACCTTTCTCAGGCACCGCCACCGCCCCCCCATTttccttttactggggagcctggcctgaagaaAGCGTGTGAGCACAAccccctggcctacctgcagctctTCTTTGATGAGGCCGTTATGGAGAAGATTGTGGAGGAGACTAATCGTTATGCCACCCAACAACTGGCTGCTCCACGACGCCCCTTCTCAAGAAGCAGGACCTGTGAGCCAGTCACCAAAGTAGATATTTGGCTATTTTTGGGGCTTTTTATTCTGCAcggagtggtggggaagcccctgcagaagtgGTATTGTACTACCAACAAAATGATAGCGACCCCGTTCTTTGGTACGGTGATGAGCGAGTACCGGTTTTCGCTCATCATGGAATTTCTCCATTTCGCCAATAACGACACCTTTGAGGAGTCCACTCACCCTGCTCCCAaactaaaaaaaatctgggaagtGTATGAGATGGTGGTGGAGAACTTCAAGACCACTTATGTTGCAGAGCGGGAAATATCCGTGGTTGAGAGCCTGATGGCTTATAAGGGGAGGCTGAGCTGGCTGCAATTTATAGCTTCTAAGCGGGCCCGCTTTGAATTAAAATCTTATATGTTGTGTGAGTCTTCAAGCGGGTACATCTGGAATACAGTTTTGTACACCGGAAAGGGAACAAAGTTCAATCCCTGGTTCAGTGACTATGGAGTGGCGACAAGTTCAGTTTTATCACTTGCTGAGCTGTTACTGGACAAGGGATATTGTCACCACGGACAATTTTTATTCCTCCCCGGAACTCTTTGAGATCCTCATAAAGCATCGCACTGATGCCTACGGCTCAGTTAGGCCGAACAGGCGGGAGATGCCAACATCTTTTGGGAAGCAGAAATTGAAACCCGGGGacatagctgcttggcagaaaggAAAGATGCTGGCTCTCCGCTGGCAGGATAAaaaagacgtttgtctcctttccaTGGTCCACGACACCTCCACTGTTCCCACCAGAACGAGAGGAGGAAAGGAAATACAGAAGCCGCAGGTTGTGGTGGACTACAACCAAACAATGGGTGGAGTGGACAGAGCGGACCAAGCAGTGACATTTTATCCCGCAGTCCGCAAGCAGCAGAAGTACTACAAAAAGATATTCCGACATCTTCTGGAGCAGTCTCTGTGGAATTTTTATGTACTTTACAAGCAGCGCAGTGAAAGGCCAATTACTCACGCGGACTACATATGGAGAATGTGAGAGTGTATCTGTTTACGGTACCAGACTGCCGCAGATGCCAGAACCGGGCGACGCTCCTCCTATGTCGTTAACCCGCAGCAACTCACTGGCCGGCACTTCCCGGAGCACATACCTCCCACTGCCAAAAAAACACACCAACCAGGACATGTGTGGTGTGCTGCTCCAAGACCGATGAGAGGGGCAAAAAAGTCAGGAAGGAGTCTCTCATCTACTGCCCTGACTGCAATGTTGGACTCTGTGCTGCTCCCTGCTTTAAAAGTTATCATACACGGGAGGTGTACTAAGTATGCATGTACATaattgtacaaataaggcagcaagAAGATAATTATacacattttcctattttttcagtttattgataaatttaattatttcagtaaatttgtgttccagtcttttatttatatgcagaatgtctaccaggcctttattcttatatattttggtgagttaagacttaagaaTTGAAGGTCTAAAATTctcgaaaaaaaaatgtaccgcttttgactcctaattccagacagaaatgcaccgccagggaggttaatggtgaTGCTCTtaatcatcacgccggccgctgcgattcatcacgccggccggcgtgaccaCACTGCGCGTGTGCGATTTCTATGTTCAGCACACTTTTTTTGGTTTGCTTATAAACTTTGCAGCTTCATCTGCATGGAccctttttttttcatcatgttaGCAATAGATGCCGGCGGATGTTTGTGAATGTATGGTTGTTTCAGGTTGGATAGGTTGTATTATTAATCTTTCTAATaaaatttgttatacttttttgcatttataataggctgatttgtgtgtgtttttttttttatagacatcATTGAAGTGAGTTTTGTATATCCTGCTATTAAGTTACCCGACTGCCAGCCACTTGATTATTGCAGATCTGAAATCTTGTCAAAGATCTTGTCATCTAGTCCATGTTACAGGCACTTTTAAGtatatacattttaattaatCAATTCAAAAATACATTATGCTGCAGACATTAAAGAGGaagtgtcgcgaaaatcttaaaatgtaaaacgcatacaaataagtacatttcttccagagtaaaatgagccataaattctcacctatgtttctgtcacctacagtaggtagtagaaatctgacattaccgacaggttttgggctagtccatctctccataggggtttctcagcatggcctttattctttataaagacattccctgaaaaagatttacataaagatgctggctagcctccctgctcgttgcacactattttagcagttgaACGGAACAACTgtcgttcactaagtgcttttaaaaataaagaaaaccttaagaacccacctatgagaagatgggctagtccaaaatctgtcagtaatgtcagatttctactacttactgtaagtgacagcaacataggagtacaAGAAGGTTGAGGGTGAGTATATGCACCCCATAGAAAGAAACcgacaacgggagcccagatggtgcagtacgtcacagagattgatgaataaattaaatggtgttgaaataatactcacaaaggcggtttgcagaagggcaaccgaccactgcaggcagtttcgtgggaactcgcccacttcctcaggccaaataaagtgccactaaatgccgGTAGCCGGATTCAAGGCGCCTTGAATCTGGCTatttagtggcactttatttggcctgaggaagtgggcgagttcctatgaaacgcgttgcctgtgcttttttttttttttttactactaatattcattcctatatgggtgtgtcatcattgaggtaagccacctcatttatttatattttagttgcttttaatgtactttattcaccttgggcgcctcttAACCCCTttttagcaacataggagaaaagtagtttatgcctcattttactctgggagaaatgtacttcttatttgtatgtgttttaaattttaagattttcacaacagttcctctttaaagtccaaACACTGCAAATGTAACTGCTGTGTAGCAAAACCAATGCTTGAAAACATACATATATTTTCCTATCCTACGTGCTTCCCTAGAGCTCAAAGTTAAACAGGTTGTGCCATGATCTGAGAGGAAGAGATAAAGTCCATGTAGTGGAAGCAATTATTATCACTTCAATTTTTCCTGTTCTTTTTCCTGTGAATTGCGCCAAGCTGCATGCTTACCTGCATACTCTCATAGAATAGCTGCGCTTTGGTATATCAGTCATAACACAGGAATGTAACATTTCAATATATTTCTTTCAGCTGACAAACCACCATACCACTGATTCCTAATAAGAAAGAGAAACATAACCTACAGACAATTCAATTGTATCAGATGTAATTGTTTAGTTGTAGTAATTTTTCTAACAtataaaatgttttcaaaaagttcAGGTACATCTGCATCTCattgatagagatggcccaaacctccgattttcggttctcgcgaactttcgcgaaccgcaatagactttaatggggaggcaaactttgaaaactagaaacatttatgctgaccacaaaagtgatggaaaagatgtttcaaggggtctaacacctggaggggggcatggcggagtgggatacacaccaaaagtcccagggaaaaatctggattggacacaaagcagcggtttaagggcagaaatcacattgaatgctaaattgcaggcctaaagtgctttaaccactttaacaCCGCAGGTAcggatatctacgcccctttttcCACGACTTCTCCAACAGGGGCaaagatatccgcacctcccgccaCTACCGTCGCTGTCCGCGCTTCCGCTCGCTCGTGCACTCGCTCCCACGCTCGAGCACgctgccggccgctcgcccggagatcaataaacGGGAAAAACGTTCCCgtatcattgatctaagccccccagcaataATCGGCTTctattgataaaggtgaggtactgaacactgtcgtgacttaggcgacgtctcttctcaatgacaatgcctccagctgtgctgaaggtcctttctgacaagacgcttgaggcagggcaagacagaagttggatggcaaactgtgacagctctggccacaggtcaagcctgcgcacccagtagtccaagggttcatcgctgctcacagtgtctacatccccacttaaggccaggtagtcggctacctgctggtccaggcattggtggagggtggatccagaagggctaaggcgaggtgttggactaaagaatgtccgcatgtctgacatcaccatgagatcgctggagcgtcctgtccttgcctgcgtggacatgggagaaggattacctttattgcgttgtgctgtgacatcacccttaaacgcattgtaaagcatagttgcctgtttgttctgcatgtgctgcatcctttctgccttctggtgagttagtAACatgtgtccgccactttgtgcctataccgagggtctagttgcgtggtcacccagtacagctcattccccttgagtttttttatataggggtccctcaacaggctggacagcatgaaagacaccatctgcacaaagttggatccagacgtactatccatctcctcttgctcttcctcagtgacgtcaggtaagtcctcctcctccccccagccacgaacaataccacgggaacgtcgagcagcacaagccccctgcgacgcctcctGTGGTGTTTCTTCTGTggcagcctcctcctcctaagaaacacctttctcatcatccgagtctgactcctcttccccacacgactcttcctcctcctcccccctctgtgctgcctcaggtgttgaggaaacatctgattctgattaaaATTGCTCCCAgttcctgctgtaactgttcctgttcaggcTCCTCCATAGCTTgattcaccactctacgcatggcacgctccaggaagtaagcggatgggatcaagtcgctaatggtgcattcactgcgactcaccaggttggtcacctcctcatacggccacatgagcctgcatgcattttgaatctttgtccagttgttgggccagaacatccccatctccccagattgtgttctttaactgtaattgtacaggtactgggtgacggctttctcctgttctagcaggcgagagaacatgaccagggtcaaattcccgcgagtcgggctatcacatatcaagtgtctcacaccggcaagttgtttctccactgaatgtccgcaaagcgtgccatcgtggtgtaagaccgcctgaaatgcccacacaacttcctggcctgcattATGACGTCGTCTAAGCCTGGGTaccttgacacaaatctttgaatgactagattgagcacatgtgccatgcagggtacatgtcagctttcccaaattgaatgtggaaaggagattg
This window encodes:
- the LOC137536766 gene encoding piggyBac transposable element-derived protein 4-like yields the protein MKSKLKLTYHLDPDIRLVGTDVQRSSAARCGIAGGVGGQRFAVTGGSSDSDAPGDLSSDPGSDSESDSITTDVSDVRVWCPIDLSQAPPPPPHFPFTGEPGLKKACEHNPLAYLQLFFDEAVMEKIVEETNRYATQQLAAPRRPFSRSRTCEPVTKVDIWLFLGLFILHGVVGKPLQKWYCTTNKMIATPFFGTVMSEYRFSLIMEFLHFANNDTFEESTHPAPKLKKIWEVYEMVVENFKTTYVAEREISVVESLMAYKGRLSWLQFIASKRARFELKSYMLCESSSGDIVTTDNFYSSPELFEILIKHRTDAYGSVRPNRREMPTSFGKQKLKPGDIAAWQKGKMLALRWQDKKDVCLLSMVHDTSTVPTRTRGGKEIQKPQVVVDYNQTMGGVDRADQAVTFYPAVRKQQKYYKKIFRHLLEQSLWNFYVLYKQRSERPITHADYIWRM